GTTACTATATAATACAATGCTGGCACAAATTATACACTTTATGACTGCTACATGGATTATATATAATGATAAATTCAAATTGTTCTGTCAGAATGATTTATTTGTACGGCAATACCACATCTGCATAAACTAGACCCATTCCAAATCCGGGAGTGAAATAGTTTCCATCCGGTAACTTGCCGGGAAGCATCAGCAGGTCTAACCCAAATTTCCATGTCCCTGCCTTTCCCATAATGAGTCTGTGAGACCAATCACTGAAAACTATCTTGCGATTGGCTAAAGAGAGCAAAGTGAATGTTTCCGTGTTTCCATCTGGATCAGTACATCGGAATCTTTCAAACCCCCGGCAAGGCCATAATTAGCGTGATAAAGTATACTGCAGTATCATTGCCCAAGAGGAGTGTTTGTTTAATTTCATAAAGAGGTATTGGCTGCCTGCCAGTATCTCTTTCCCTTGGGCAATAATTAAGTGGCAAAGTTAAGTTTTTAATTGACTATCAGGTAAGTTTCCACTATATTTTCACTGGTTCCATCAATGGATAGCAATCATACCCACCGCATCCTCCGATATCGTAAGGTGTATCTCCAATTCCATCTCCATTTTCATCCTTGCCAGTATAATCACTCCAGTAATTTCCCTCCGAACCATCATCCCAATGATTTGAATCTTCGGAAAAACAATCTTCCTCAAATGCTTGTGGGATAAAGCCGTTGTCTATGATGTTGTTATGATGTATCCTACTTCCACGGGAAATATCGGATACAATTCCATATTCCCTGTTTTCTATTACATTGTTAAATGTTACTATAGTATTTTTTGCTCCATCAGGATATCCTGAAAGGATTATTCCATGCCTATACCTAGTAACTGTATTGTATGAGATTACATTGCCAATATTTCCAACTATTAATATCCCATCCCCATTACCTGATTCCACTTTATTGTTTAATATTGTATTGTACGGACCCCATACTTCGATTCCATTAGGATTTGATTTAACTGTGTTGTTTGCTATTAGATTGTGGTGTGGTTGTCCCCAATATAGAGAGATTCCCCAGCCATTTTTTTCAATAGTATTATTTGTTATTTCATTATATGAAGCAAACTGGAGAAATATGCCTACTCCTCTATTTGAATTGACTACATTGTTAGTGACTTTATTATAGGGAGAATCTCCACCGCCTATGTATATTCCCCAACAGTTATCGCATGCCTTATTGCCTATTATATTGTTGCGAGATGAACTAAGGATCATTATACCTGCATGGTTTCCTGTTACTGTATTGTTGTTGACATAGCAATCGGTTGTATCAACTAATAGTATTCCCTGTGAATTATTTTGTAGATATTGATTTGAAACCGTTATATTTTTACAACCCAATAGAGCTATATAACCTGCATTAGATGGAACAACTGCATCTTTCTTATATTCCCAGAAATAGATCGGCTTTCCATCAACCGAATTTGTTGTATCTATATCCTGGTAAGCCCAATATTTACTTTCACCTTTAGTTGAAAGATAAAAATTGTATTTACTGCTGTTTTGAATCGAGTTATTTCTAAAAATGTTGTTTGGTGCTCTCTCTATAAAAATTCCTATGTCATTTGAATCTAATATATTATTTTCGATTAGATTATCAAAACATCCGTAGCCCCCTATAGAAATACCATATTCACTAAATTCCACATAATTATTTTTAATCATATTATTTGATGAACATATATATATTCCCTCGCAATATTTAACATTCGATATTCTGTTATTAATGATTGTGTTGAATTCTCCTCCTCTTAAATCAATTTCTCCACCAATGATTTCATTATTTTTTATAGTACAATGAAACGAGTTTCTTAACCCAATACCTTTAGAGTTATTTTCAATTGTAATATGAGAACAATCAATTAGAGATATCGCCAAGGAATTGTTTAGTACATGGCAATGAGAAGATGATTCGATCATTGCATCCACTTCATTTTCCATAAATTTAAAATTATTTTTTATTACGATATTTTCAGATTTGTTGCAATATATCCCATACCAACTATCGCAGATATTACAATTATTAATATATATCTCATTACAGTCTTTCAGCCGGATACCAGAACCACTTACATCTATAATCTTAAAACCACTTCTTGGAGGAATACGCAAATAGAATACCCCCCCATTTTCTATCGACGTACAATTTCTTATCACGATATTTTTTGAGTTATAACAACGAATGCCATACCAAGTCTTAGAAATGTAGCAATTTTCGATAATTACATTTTCAACATTTTCCAAATAAATCCCAGACCATCGTAAATGATGACCATCTGTTCTATTTCCTCTCCAACTGTTGAGGGAAACATTTCTTATTATAACATAAGATTTCGTGTTTTTTATTTTTATACCGTCTGTGAATAAATTTGTTATATTCCAGTTTTCGATTACATATGGATCTTCTTTTGTTCCATTGCCACCTGTTACGCCCACAATACTTCCCAGCTTAAACTGCCAGTCATGATTGATGCGGATTGGCAAATGGGATTCTTTATTTGGCTTATCATTCAAAAAAGAAGAAGGAAAAGAAATGTTTATGTTTTCACCTTTTTCAACATCCATGTTTTTCCCATTGGATTGTGTCTCCCTTTCCAGTATAGAGAAAGCTGCAAATACTGTTGAAATAAGAATAGTTACCATTACAGTTACTACCAATGTCTTATTCATTCTCTTTTATTATATTTTTTCTGACTATTTAAGCATTTGTCCTTGTCTATTTTTATGATGAAGATCCTGCTGTTTCGCGTCTCCAAACTTCGCATCCACCATTTGTGTAACCAATAAGCCTAAGGTGGTAAGTTCCCATGTAAAGCCCATTCGGATGACTGCCGGGGGGATCGTACGATTTTAAGGTTCTAGCTCCTTCATTATACTTGTTACCAAATCCACCATCCACGCTGAGATGCCAGTTCGTACCATCATCTGAAAACCAAACTTCGCATCCCTCTGATCGAGGATTTGAGTATGTCAAACGAACATTAGCTGTTCCTACCCACAGTTGTTT
The sequence above is drawn from the Candidatus Thermoplasmatota archaeon genome and encodes:
- a CDS encoding NosD domain-containing protein, which encodes MNKTLVVTVMVTILISTVFAAFSILERETQSNGKNMDVEKGENINISFPSSFLNDKPNKESHLPIRINHDWQFKLGSIVGVTGGNGTKEDPYVIENWNITNLFTDGIKIKNTKSYVIIRNVSLNSWRGNRTDGHHLRWSGIYLENVENVIIENCYISKTWYGIRCYNSKNIVIRNCTSIENGGVFYLRIPPRSGFKIIDVSGSGIRLKDCNEIYINNCNICDSWYGIYCNKSENIVIKNNFKFMENEVDAMIESSSHCHVLNNSLAISLIDCSHITIENNSKGIGLRNSFHCTIKNNEIIGGEIDLRGGEFNTIINNRISNVKYCEGIYICSSNNMIKNNYVEFSEYGISIGGYGCFDNLIENNILDSNDIGIFIERAPNNIFRNNSIQNSSKYNFYLSTKGESKYWAYQDIDTTNSVDGKPIYFWEYKKDAVVPSNAGYIALLGCKNITVSNQYLQNNSQGILLVDTTDCYVNNNTVTGNHAGIMILSSSRNNIIGNKACDNCWGIYIGGGDSPYNKVTNNVVNSNRGVGIFLQFASYNEITNNTIEKNGWGISLYWGQPHHNLIANNTVKSNPNGIEVWGPYNTILNNKVESGNGDGILIVGNIGNVISYNTVTRYRHGIILSGYPDGAKNTIVTFNNVIENREYGIVSDISRGSRIHHNNIIDNGFIPQAFEEDCFSEDSNHWDDGSEGNYWSDYTGKDENGDGIGDTPYDIGGCGGYDCYPLMEPVKI